A section of the Streptomyces sp. V3I8 genome encodes:
- a CDS encoding phosphatase PAP2 family protein, translating into MELPTEPAQKGSAAKPRPPLVREVLLVAGLFLVYKLGRQLATGHTAEAFANAHRVWDLERFLHLPGESSVQSAMLHGDLLVHLANTYYATVHFPATVAFLSWLYLRRPGHYLWARRVLAAVTAAALVTHLTFPLAPPRMLAATGLVDTGQVYGPTVYGASPGTDSLSNQFAAMPSLHFGWALMIAVGLIAATRSRWRWLWLLHPLVTLLVIVGTANHYWFDAIVAGALLGIALAVLRPPRDDGAAGSLVPQKQKQKQKQEQEQAAGAPQAPELVGAGR; encoded by the coding sequence ATGGAACTCCCAACCGAGCCTGCACAGAAGGGATCAGCCGCGAAGCCGCGGCCTCCCCTCGTCCGTGAGGTCCTGCTCGTCGCGGGCCTCTTCCTCGTCTATAAGCTCGGCCGTCAGCTGGCCACCGGCCACACCGCCGAGGCCTTCGCGAACGCGCACCGCGTGTGGGACCTCGAACGGTTCCTGCACCTGCCCGGCGAGAGCTCCGTGCAGTCCGCGATGCTGCACGGCGACCTCCTCGTCCACCTCGCCAACACCTATTACGCGACCGTGCACTTCCCCGCCACGGTGGCCTTCCTGAGCTGGCTGTACCTGCGGCGGCCGGGGCACTACCTGTGGGCCCGCCGGGTCCTCGCCGCGGTCACCGCGGCCGCCCTGGTGACGCATCTCACGTTCCCGCTCGCCCCGCCGCGCATGCTGGCCGCGACCGGCCTCGTGGACACCGGGCAGGTGTACGGACCGACCGTGTACGGCGCCTCGCCCGGGACCGACTCCCTCTCGAACCAGTTCGCCGCGATGCCGTCGCTGCACTTCGGCTGGGCCCTGATGATCGCGGTCGGCCTGATCGCCGCGACCCGGTCCCGGTGGCGGTGGCTGTGGCTGCTGCACCCGCTGGTGACGCTGCTGGTGATCGTCGGTACGGCGAACCACTACTGGTTCGACGCGATCGTGGCCGGCGCGCTCCTCGGCATCGCTCTCGCCGTCCTGCGCCCGCCCCGGGACGACGGCGCCGCCGGCAGCCTCGTACCGCAGAAGCAGAAGCAGAAGCAGAAGCAGGAACAGGAACAGGCGGCCGGCGCACCGCAGGCGCCCGAGCTCGTGGGAGCCGGCCGATGA
- a CDS encoding DMT family transporter: MSATLLAVVLSLVSAVAYAGAAVAQERLASRSADAGMLRLLGRGAWWWSVGLNAGAALLHVAALKYGTLTLVQPLGALTLVAAVPLGARLAGRRVSAVEWRGTALTLAGLCAVLVTASGPAPDDVLSVPQALAVTGATAALIGALARPGARPGLRHASASGVASGVASALTQTVTVAVTDRSGPLLSGQVVVVAVLVAAFAAGGLLLSQTAYKGGLGAPLAVVTLANPIAAAAIGLSLLGERLQGGAAGLLLAAAGAAVAAWGVVTLSRSAPVPPVPPVPAPVAVPAERGDEPHPVAAVLALGPDPAAYEPSLLPRQQNPGHLTSL; encoded by the coding sequence ATGAGCGCCACCCTCCTCGCCGTCGTCCTGTCCCTGGTCTCCGCCGTCGCCTACGCGGGCGCCGCGGTGGCCCAGGAACGCCTGGCCTCCCGGAGCGCGGACGCGGGGATGCTGCGGCTGCTGGGCCGTGGCGCCTGGTGGTGGTCGGTCGGCCTCAACGCCGGGGCCGCGCTGCTGCACGTGGCCGCCCTCAAGTACGGAACACTCACCCTCGTCCAGCCGCTCGGCGCGCTCACCCTGGTCGCCGCGGTGCCCCTGGGCGCACGCCTGGCGGGACGCCGGGTCAGCGCGGTCGAGTGGCGCGGTACGGCGCTGACGCTGGCCGGGCTCTGCGCCGTGCTCGTCACCGCGTCCGGGCCCGCGCCCGACGACGTGCTGAGCGTCCCGCAGGCGCTGGCCGTCACGGGCGCCACCGCGGCCCTCATCGGCGCGCTGGCCCGGCCGGGCGCGCGCCCCGGGCTGCGGCACGCGTCCGCGTCCGGCGTCGCCTCGGGGGTCGCCTCGGCGCTCACCCAGACCGTGACCGTCGCCGTGACGGACCGTTCGGGTCCGCTGCTGAGCGGGCAGGTCGTCGTGGTGGCCGTGTTGGTCGCGGCGTTCGCCGCGGGCGGGCTGCTGCTGTCGCAGACCGCCTACAAGGGTGGCCTCGGCGCGCCGCTCGCCGTCGTGACGCTGGCCAATCCGATCGCCGCCGCAGCCATCGGCCTCTCGCTGCTCGGCGAGCGGCTGCAGGGCGGGGCGGCGGGGCTGCTCCTCGCGGCGGCCGGGGCGGCCGTCGCGGCCTGGGGCGTGGTGACGCTGTCGCGTTCCGCGCCCGTGCCGCCCGTGCCGCCCGTGCCCGCGCCGGTGGCCGTGCCCGCGGAGAGGGGGGACGAACCGCATCCGGTGGCCGCGGTCCTCGCACTCGGGCCCGACCCGGCCGCGTACGAACCCTCGCTGCTGCCCCGGCAGCAGAACCCGGGGCACCTCACCTCGCTGTAG